From the genome of Hathewaya histolytica, one region includes:
- the fliS gene encoding flagellar export chaperone FliS, protein MTYANAYNTYKNNSINYASKEQLLLMLVDGAVKFSKISREGILENDFEKANTNIIKTQNIFYELMTSLDTNLGGEWAKNLYSIYEFIVQNLINANIKKDIEILNETIPLIENVKEIWYEAYKVSKVAK, encoded by the coding sequence ATGACTTATGCAAATGCCTATAATACTTATAAAAATAATAGTATAAATTACGCATCTAAAGAACAACTACTACTTATGCTTGTAGATGGAGCTGTTAAGTTTTCCAAAATATCAAGAGAAGGAATTTTAGAGAATGATTTTGAAAAGGCAAATACTAATATAATTAAAACTCAAAATATTTTCTATGAGCTCATGACATCACTAGACACTAATTTAGGTGGTGAATGGGCAAAAAACTTATATAGCATTTATGAATTCATAGTGCAAAACTTAATAAACGCTAATATTAAAAAAGATATTGAAATATTAAACGAGACAATTCCTCTTATAGAGAATGTTAAAGAAATTTGGTATGAGGCTTATAAGGTTAGTAAGGTGGCAAAATAA
- a CDS encoding flagellar protein FlaG — protein sequence MMGISKINSNLSLDSGFICTEKRESVDISLNGKISRYSDEDIKNAGDIISKILEKDDCRLEYRNHEKFKYITMIKLVDSKTGDVIKEIPPEKILDMVASMCEMVGLMIDEKA from the coding sequence ATGATGGGAATAAGCAAAATAAATAGTAATCTATCATTAGATAGTGGATTTATATGTACTGAAAAACGAGAATCAGTAGATATATCATTAAACGGTAAGATAAGTAGATATTCTGATGAAGATATTAAAAATGCAGGAGATATAATTAGTAAAATTCTAGAAAAAGATGATTGTAGATTAGAGTATAGAAATCATGAAAAATTTAAATATATTACTATGATTAAGTTGGTGGATTCTAAAACTGGAGATGTTATAAAAGAAATTCCACCAGAAAAAATCCTAGATATGGTAGCATCTATGTGTGAAATGGTAGGACTTATGATTGATGAGAAGGCCTAA
- the fliW gene encoding flagellar assembly protein FliW — MILKTKYHGEINYDNHEVIIFKKGLLGFQNLKKFIVFPLKDNKVFNVVHSIEDTGIGFVVSSPFNINKNYEFRLSQNTLEELNIEDSNEVLVLNILTINSDIKKTTVNLRAPLIINIKSKLGQQIILNNEEYSIKTPIFKEIK, encoded by the coding sequence ATGATTTTAAAAACAAAATATCATGGAGAAATAAATTATGATAACCATGAGGTTATAATCTTTAAAAAGGGGTTACTAGGATTTCAAAACTTAAAAAAATTTATAGTGTTTCCACTTAAGGACAATAAAGTTTTTAATGTGGTTCATTCTATCGAAGATACAGGCATAGGTTTTGTTGTTTCTTCTCCATTTAATATAAATAAAAATTATGAATTTAGACTTTCTCAAAATACTTTAGAAGAATTAAACATAGAGGACAGCAATGAAGTTTTAGTTCTGAATATATTAACTATAAATTCAGATATAAAAAAGACAACAGTTAACTTAAGAGCCCCCTTAATAATAAACATCAAAAGTAAATTAGGACAACAGATAATCCTAAACAATGAAGAATATTCTATAAAAACACCTATTTTTAAGGAGATTAAGTAA
- the csrA gene encoding carbon storage regulator CsrA, whose amino-acid sequence MLVIKRKQGQSIMIGEDIQITVISSEGGSVKLGINAPKELSVLREELIEEVKYENENAINIDIEALKNISFLKEK is encoded by the coding sequence ATGTTAGTTATTAAAAGAAAACAAGGGCAGTCAATTATGATAGGTGAGGATATTCAAATTACTGTTATATCCAGTGAGGGTGGGTCTGTAAAATTAGGTATTAATGCTCCTAAAGAGTTATCTGTATTAAGAGAAGAGTTAATAGAAGAAGTAAAATACGAAAATGAAAATGCTATTAATATTGATATAGAAGCTTTAAAAAACATATCCTTTTTGAAAGAAAAATAG
- the flgL gene encoding flagellar hook-associated protein FlgL: MRITNKMLSNNFLRDLSVNINNFNKINEQVTSKKEFRRPSDDPFKVARAMQLHTDININKQYNKNIKDTINYLNVTDTALGQGVDVLKRINELLVSAGDAPYGSGERSAINDEIKQKVDEFGQILNTNFDGKYVFGGSRGTTKPIEVIKENGKIELKYFKKEGGHLDLSKPEDLEQFNTLNQKLKMEISQGVVLDYNATSIEVMQFKTDKGEERDLMKIFKSITNHLDGKDSDGTADSKDAIDKLLTDDLEGIKDSISNLLKIRSEVGAKQNRMDSAKEKNDEQNFNLKEILSNTEDIDVTEKSIEFNIAYAVLISTLQASAKVIQPSLLDFLR, encoded by the coding sequence ATGAGGATTACAAATAAAATGCTTTCAAATAATTTTTTAAGAGATTTAAGTGTTAATATAAATAATTTTAATAAAATTAACGAGCAAGTTACGTCAAAGAAAGAATTTAGACGACCTTCAGATGATCCATTTAAAGTTGCAAGAGCTATGCAGCTGCACACAGATATAAATATAAATAAACAGTATAATAAGAATATTAAAGATACTATAAATTATCTTAATGTTACTGATACAGCTTTAGGTCAAGGTGTTGATGTACTTAAAAGAATTAATGAACTTTTAGTATCTGCAGGAGATGCTCCTTATGGTTCTGGAGAAAGATCAGCTATTAATGATGAAATAAAGCAAAAGGTGGATGAATTTGGGCAAATACTTAACACTAACTTTGATGGTAAATATGTTTTTGGCGGTTCTAGGGGTACTACAAAACCTATAGAAGTGATTAAAGAAAATGGAAAGATTGAATTAAAATATTTTAAAAAAGAAGGTGGGCATCTAGATCTTAGCAAACCAGAAGATTTAGAGCAATTTAATACTTTAAATCAAAAACTTAAAATGGAAATTTCTCAAGGTGTTGTTCTTGATTATAATGCAACTTCCATAGAAGTTATGCAATTTAAAACAGATAAGGGTGAAGAAAGAGATTTAATGAAAATTTTTAAGTCTATTACCAATCATTTAGATGGGAAAGATTCTGATGGAACTGCAGATAGTAAGGATGCAATAGATAAATTACTTACAGATGATTTAGAAGGAATTAAGGATAGCATAAGTAATTTACTTAAAATAAGATCAGAGGTAGGGGCTAAACAAAATAGAATGGATTCTGCAAAAGAGAAGAATGATGAGCAGAATTTTAACCTAAAAGAAATATTAAGTAATACAGAGGATATTGATGTAACTGAAAAAAGTATAGAGTTTAATATAGCTTACGCTGTACTTATATCCACCCTACAAGCTAGTGCAAAAGTTATTCAACCATCACTTCTAGATTTCTTAAGATAA